In Elusimicrobiota bacterium, one genomic interval encodes:
- a CDS encoding phosphoglucomutase/phosphomannomutase family protein, which translates to MENPLVFGTDGWRGEIAHDFTFQNVRRVSLALARVLKPRSTVAVGFDFRFLSEEFAREAAGVLAAHGHRVWVVKEATTSPALSFSLKRLSAAAGVMITASHNPPSYNGFKIKVPPGRSADPTFTAQVEGMIEAEIPPSNLGAKVDSFSPNEGYVKALLSRLELKWWREKKTPLAVDAMHGSGGPVWEEIFRHLKLKGEIVRGQRDPLFGGIPPEPIEPHLAPLVEAVRRTKAVIGVGVDGDADRLGVIDDTGAYLPPHTVFPLLFRHLVQNRRLKGPLVQATSMGYLSERMAKTWGVPVTHVPVGYKHVADEMARCKTLLGGEESGGYGVGVWGLERDGILSGLLLMELVLAEGKPLSVLRQEMYKEFGVSDYQRVDLPLRTPIPDRAAWEKAVAQRVPEKLTGKVVRQKKSGDGLKIILEDGSWLLLRPSGTEPLLRTYAETPDPVTTAQLLRKAQEWAGTKIGTP; encoded by the coding sequence ATGGAGAACCCGCTTGTGTTTGGAACAGATGGGTGGAGAGGGGAGATCGCTCATGATTTCACCTTTCAGAATGTTCGGCGAGTGTCTTTGGCGTTGGCGCGGGTTCTCAAGCCCCGTTCGACTGTTGCGGTAGGATTCGATTTCCGATTTCTTTCGGAAGAATTTGCTCGCGAAGCGGCCGGGGTTTTGGCCGCCCACGGCCATCGCGTGTGGGTGGTGAAAGAAGCCACCACGAGCCCGGCGTTATCCTTTTCCCTTAAACGCCTCTCCGCGGCGGCGGGGGTTATGATCACCGCGAGCCACAACCCGCCCTCCTATAACGGATTTAAAATAAAAGTTCCCCCGGGTCGTTCCGCCGATCCCACCTTCACGGCCCAGGTGGAAGGGATGATTGAAGCGGAGATCCCTCCGTCAAACCTTGGGGCCAAAGTGGATTCATTTTCGCCCAACGAGGGGTATGTGAAAGCTCTTCTGTCCCGCTTGGAACTCAAGTGGTGGCGGGAAAAAAAGACACCTCTTGCCGTGGACGCCATGCATGGATCGGGTGGACCCGTTTGGGAGGAAATCTTTCGCCATCTGAAACTCAAGGGAGAAATCGTTCGTGGACAACGGGACCCTCTTTTCGGTGGGATTCCCCCGGAACCGATTGAACCCCATTTGGCGCCCTTGGTGGAGGCTGTTCGACGCACCAAAGCCGTTATCGGGGTGGGTGTGGATGGCGACGCCGATCGATTGGGTGTGATCGATGACACGGGAGCCTATCTTCCTCCCCACACGGTCTTTCCGCTTCTTTTTAGACATTTGGTTCAAAACCGTCGGCTGAAGGGACCACTGGTTCAGGCCACTTCAATGGGGTATCTTTCGGAACGGATGGCGAAAACGTGGGGGGTTCCTGTGACCCACGTGCCCGTGGGGTATAAGCATGTGGCGGATGAAATGGCTCGATGTAAAACATTGTTGGGGGGGGAAGAATCCGGGGGCTATGGGGTCGGTGTGTGGGGGTTAGAGCGGGACGGAATTCTTTCGGGGCTACTGCTGATGGAATTGGTATTGGCTGAAGGGAAACCCTTATCGGTCCTACGACAAGAAATGTACAAGGAGTTTGGTGTTTCGGATTACCAGCGGGTGGATCTTCCCCTTCGGACCCCCATTCCCGATCGGGCCGCCTGGGAAAAAGCCGTGGCCCAACGGGTCCCGGAAAAACTGACTGGGAAAGTTGTCCGCCAAAAGAAAAGCGGAGATGGTTTGAAAATTATCCTTGAGGATGGGTCCTGGTTGTTACTGCGGCCCAGCGGGACAGAACCCCTGCTTCGGACCTACGCGGAGACTCCGGACCCGGTGACCACCGCCCAACTTCTCCGCAAGGCCCAGGAATGGGCGGGTACTAAAATCGGAACACCGTAG